The following is a genomic window from Gammaproteobacteria bacterium.
GAGTTGCAGGAAGATTTTGTGGACATCCTCGCCGATCACTTCATTGCGGGTAAACAGGCCGAAATCAGTGTACGACCTTGCGGTACGGGCATGATAGTTGCCAGTGCCCAGATGCACATAGTGACGCAGGCCATCCTCTTCGCGGCGCACCACCAGGATCATCTTGGCGTGGGTCTTATAGCCCACCACGCCATATACTACATGGGCACCCGCCTCTTGCAACTGAGTCGCCATATTGATGTTGGTTTCTTCGTCCATGCGCGCCAGCAATTCGATAACCACAGTGACTTCCTTGCCGGCACGGGCCGCCTCCAGCAAGGCATCGACCAGCACCGAATCTCGCCCAGTGCGGTAGAGGGTCTGTTTGATGGCCAGCACATTGGGGTCGGCGGCAGCCTGGCGAACGAAATCGACCACGGGGGCGAAGGATTCGTAGGGATGATGCAGCAGCACATCGCCATGACGCAGCGTCTGGAAGATATTGGTACTGCGCTTCAGTCGCCCAGGCAGCCCCGGTGTGAAGGGCGGATATTTCAGGTCCGGCCTGTCCACCACGTCGGGGATAGTCATCAGGCGCGCCAGATTCACGGGGCCATTGACCTGATAGAGGTCATCCTGGGTCAACTCAAATTGATCGAGCAGATAGGCGGCCATCTCGGGGGGGCAATTGTCGGCCACCTCCAGCCGCACCGCCTCGCCGTAACGGCGCGAGGGCAGCTCGCCCTCCACCGCCCGCAGCAGGTCGTCGATTTCCTCCTTGTCCACAAACAGCTCGCTGTTGCGCGTGACGCGGAACTGGTAACAGCCAGTCACCTTCATGCCGGGAAACAGATCCTTGACGTGCGCGTGGATGATGGAGGTAAGGAACACAAAATCATGTGGACCGCCCGCATATTCCTCCGGTATCTGGATCAGGCGCGGCAAGGCGCGCGGCGCCTGCAACACCGCCACCTCCCCGCTACGCCCGAAGGCATCCTTGCCGGTAAGCGAGACAATGAAATTCAGGCTCTTGTTGAGGATATTGGGAAAGGGGTGCGAGGGATCAAGACCGAGAGGACTCAGCACCGGCAGCAATTCGTTCTCGAAAAAGCGCTTTACCCAGCGCTTCTGTTTGGCGCTCCAGTGGGTACGCCGCACAAAGCGGATGTTTTCGGCAGCGAGCCGCGGCGTCAGCACCTCATTGAGTAGCCGGTACTGCTCATCCACCAGCGCGCGTACTTCAACACCGATCTGCTTCAGGGCATCCAGCGGGGTGATGTTGTCCGGCCCGGTCTGCGCCGACTCCAGCGCCACCCATTGCGTCAATCCTGCCACCCGCGTCTCGAACAACTCGTCCAGGTTGTTGCTGAAAATGCACAGAAAGCGCAGACGCTCCAGCAGCGGCACGGACTCATCCCTGGCCTGTTCAAGCACGCGCCGGTTGAACTGAAGCAGGCTCAGGTCGCGGTTGATATAAAGATCGGGCTGCTTTAGATCGGCCTCGTTCATTCTTATAGTTTAGAGCTTGCTAACCACGTGGTTTATCAAAACTAAATGTTGGGTCCGCTTCGCTTGACCCAACCTACATTCTCATATCAAAAACCGGGATAATCTATAGCTGAAATATTGCAAGAATATTACAGCGCTTAGAACCTGTTCACGATCTCGATCAAGGGATGCAGTGCAAGGCAAAATCGAACGAAAAAGCGGAGCATACACGAAGTATGTGAGCATTTTGAGTTCGATTTTAACGCCGCAATGCGCCCTTCAGCGAGATCGTGAACAGGTTCTTAGAAAAACGTCCCGTCCAATGGCGACGATGCGCTTGCATAGAGCTTACGCGGCATACGCCCGGCGCGGTAGGCCTCACGCCCCGCCTCGATGGCCTTTTTCATCGCCGAGGCCATCAATACCGGGTCTTTGGCGCAGGCAATCGCCGTGTTCATGAGTACGCCATCGCAGCCCAGCTCCATGGCAATCGCCGCATCGGAGGCAGTGCCAACACCGGCATCAACCAGGATCGGCACCTTGGCATTCTCGATGATGATGCGGATGTTGTACGGATTGCGGATACCCAGCCCGGAACCAATGGGCGCGGCAAGCGGCATCACCGCGACACAACCCATCTCCTCGAAGCGTTTGGCGGCAATGGGATCGTCATTGGTGTAGACCATCACCTTGAAGCCGTCCTTAATCAGTATATCGGCAGCCTTAAAAGTTTCAGCAATGTCCGGAAAAAGGGTTTTCTGATCGCCCAGCACCTCCAGCTTGACCAGATCGTGGCCATCCAGCAACTCACGTGCCAGCCGGCAAGTGCGGATCGCGTCATCGGCGGTGTAGCACCCCGCAGTGTTGGGCAGCAGGGTATATTTATCCAGCGGCAGCACATCCAGCAAATTGGGCTCACCGGGGGTCTGACCGATGTTGGTGCGGCGCACCGCCACAGTAACGATCTGCGCACCGCTCGCCTCAGTGGCGCGGCGTGTCTCGTCGAGGTCGCGGTATTTACCCGTACCCACCAACAGGCGGGAGTGATAGGCGACGCCCGCAATGATTAAGGGATCGGTTGAAATGGTGGGTTGTGACATGATGGAATCCTGAACTGTGATGCGGCGCGGACGCGCCTGGGCTGGATGAAATTATAGCGCGAATGGTGCCGACAGACTAACCGCCGCCGATGGCATGGACAATCTCTACCCGATCACCTGCCCGCAAATGGCGCGCCGCATGTGCGCTGCGCGGCACAATGTCGAGATTGACTTCAACTGCTATGCGCTTACCAGTCAAAGCCATCGTTTCGACTAGATCGGCGACGCTGTAACCATCCGGCACCTGGCGTGCCGCGCCGTTGACAAAAATTTCCATGGTATCCCACAAGGGCGGGCTTGAGCCCGCCCTGTCATTTGTATACTAAAGATTGACCTAAACGACAAAACACGTGAAAATGCTTGGACTGCCTGAGCGGGTGTAGTTCAATGGTAGAACTTCAGCTTCCCAAGCTGATAGCGTGGGTTCGATTCCCATCACCCGCTCCAAACCTTTCAGCATCACCCTGCCATCACTGCGCCCGCGGAACCCACCCCGGGGCACCCTGTCTTGCCGGCAACAGATTCGCACCCGCCAGATGCTCATGCAACTCACTGGACGTGAGCTTGGTCAGATCCTTGGCCAGCTCATGCACCTCGAAACTCACATGGGCGGGCACATCGAGTGCATCACGCAGGAAGCCCAGCATGCGTGTCTCCGCAACCAGAACAAGATGCGCGGCCTTTTGTTGCTGTGCCACGCGGACTGCTTCTTCGGTTATGCGTTGAGCAAAGCGCCGCTCAAACTCGTCTTCGTGACGGTCTCGCTGGTCATCATAACCGTAAGCGGGTGCGCCGGGCCGCGAGCCACCGCGTGCCGATTTGGTATCGGTCCACATCTCCGTGCTCGAGACTTCCTTTTCGGTGCTGATTAAGTCTTCATGCTCCACCAGGTTAGGCCCCGCCTCCCCCGCGGGAAGAGCTGCCGGTTCCAGGGTAAAAAAGCGGGCGCGAGTCCCGTCTGCAACGACTACACAATAGGCTTTCATGGTTTTTTCTCCCTTCAAATGAAACAGAGACCAGGCCGCACACACCGCACAATGGCATGGATAGTGCCTTGTGATCATCACACCCAGCACACCATAAATCAAGGGTTCCCGGAAGATTATCTATCCGGGCCAATGACACCAAGCGCATACAATCCGGTAAAGACCATCGCGGCAAAGCTCAAGATCAGAATACTTAAAATGAAAATGGCAAACACACCACGCATATTGTAATTTCTCCGGTGGAACTCTACTTTGATTTAGATCAAACTTCTTTCGATTTGGAAACCAAATGTATGGGCGCACTGCACGAGGGGCAATACGTCCATAATGGCAATTTATCCGCCGCTTGCACGGCAATCGTGATTACCTGCTGGCATACGGGGCATGTGCCCGTCGCATTATTAGCGGTGGACAATGTGCGGTATCTTGAATAGGCTGTAACCGGCCCGGCAATAAAAAAACCTACCGCCGCCAGCACATGCACAACGGGGATAAACGTAACCAGCGAGAGCGCCGACAGCGCCCACGATATTCCCCATGCCTTGGCCGCCCTTACCATGCGGTCGCGCTGATCATAGGCGGTGGAAGAAAACACCCCTTCACAGGGTGGGCCTTCATTGCCCTTGATCCAGATGTCCTGCTGTTCGATTGTCGACATTGGCACTATTGAGGGCGCGAGATGCCGCCTAAAAAATATTAGCATAACACACACTAGCACGCTGAGATAACGTCGCAACACCATGAAAACCACGCAATTCAGTAACCGCCTACTGGCATGGTTCGACATGCACGGGCGTAAGGACCTGCCCTGGCAGCACAACACCACACCCTACCGCGTGTGGGTTTCCGAAGTCATGCTACAGCAGACCCAGGTCGCCACCGTTATCCCGTATTTTCAACGCTTTATGGCGCGATTTCCTGATATCACGGCGCTTGCCTCTGCACCGCTGGACGAAGTGCTGCACCTGTGGACAGGACTCGGCTATTACGCCCGTGCCCGCAACCTACACCGTGCGGCAGGCATAGTGCAGGAGCGGCACAACGGCCAATTCCCGATTGATATCATCGCCGTACAGGCGCTGCCGGGCATCGGCCGCTCCACATCAAGCGCCATACTGGCCCTGTCCGCAGGCCAACACCACGCCATACTCGACGGGAATGTGAAGCGTGTGCTGACTCGTTTTCACGCCATCGAAGGCTGGCCAGGCAAGAAAGACGTCGAGCAAATGCTATGGGATCTGGCGGAGCAACACACCCCCTATCAGCGGGTGGCGCACTACACCCAGGCGATCATGGACCTCGGTGCCACACTCTGCACGCGTGCCAATCCGAGCTGCGAGCGATGCCCGCTCAGCGATGGTTGTGCGGCGTATCAGCAAAACCGTGTAGCTGAATTCCCCGCCACCAAGCCACGCAAGACCCTGCCTGTGCGCGCCACCACCCTGCTCATGTTACGCGATTCCCATGATGGTATATTGCTGGTACAGCGCCCACCAGCAGGCATCTGGGGCGGACTATGGAGTTTTCCAGAATGTCCTGTGGATGAGGACATTGAGGCCTGGTGCGCGCAGCATCTCGGCTGCCACATCACCGCCAGCGAGGCATGGCCGGCGCTACGCCACACCTTCAGCCATTTCCACCTCGACATCAAACCAGTTCACGCCCGTGTGCGTGAAATGAACGGCATCATGGAGGGGGGCAGCGCCATTTGGTACAATCCCGCATCCCCCAAAGCACTGGGACTGGCCGCGCCCGTTCAGCGTTTATTGACACAATTATCAGGAGACAATCACGCATGACCCGCACCGTTCACTGCATCAAACTCGATAAAGAGGCCGAAGGCCTGGCCCTCCCTCCTTACCCCGGCGAGTTGGGCAAACGGATTTTTGAAAACGTCTCCAAGGAAGCCTGGCAGATGTGGCTGAAACACCAGACCATGCTCATCAACGAATACCGCCTCGCGCTGGTAGACATCAAGGCGCGCCAATTCCTGCAACTCGAAATGGAAAAATTCTTTTTCGGTGAGGGTTCAGCGGCACCAGAGGGGTATGTGCCGCCTGTAAAATAGGCTTCAGCTACTGAAATCTAGCGTAGCGTATTGCGAGCGATCAAACCATTCGGCGCAATACGTTCCACTCATTGATGCCCTATGCAATAGCATTCCGGCGCTTTGTAACACCGTACAATTACGGAAACACAACAATACTGGAGCCTGGCACCCATGGATCATATTTTTTCATCGCGCCTTCAAATAAAGGCGAAGATATAAAATTATCCAGCCATGCGTTCACATGCGCGTATGGCGACTGGGAAAACCATGCCATATCCACCAGAGAAAATTGCCGCACAAAGGGTGCAACTGCAATATCGGCAACCGTTATGCGATCACAAACCAAATAAGCAAGCTGCTGTAGTCGGGCTTCTAGCGCAGACAAAAAAACTTCTCCTTTTTCCCGGTAATGTTCCATAGGGAAATCCGGATACCGCACCGAATATTTATAATGATCGAGGTGAGCTTTGAAATCAAAGTCATTTTCATGGACGAGATGCTCTGCCTCTTCTAGCAGATGCGCCTGATTCCGGCATAGCCAATCGTCGGGATCATTGATTGATAATGCCCATCTCATGATATCCCAGCTTTCATCTATCACCGCACCATCGGGCAGAATAAGCACAGGCACCGTCCCCTTGTCTGACTGCAAAAGCATATGTTGCGGCATATCACGCAACTCAACTTCCCTGAGCTCAACAGCCACATTGCTATATTTAATCGCCATTCTTGCCCTCATCGCATAAGGACAACGACGAAAAGAAAAAAGGATCGGAAGCGTCATATTTTCCCGGATAATTAATTTAGGGTGGGTTAGCGTTTTATGCGTAACCCACCAAGCGTTGCGCAGCAACACAACGCGTTATTTCATGAGTGCCTGGCGGCAAGTCCGGTGGGTTAGGCACAAACTGCGTGCCTAACCCACCCTACATTTATAAGGGTGGGCAAGCTATCTTATTAAATTTTTATTTGAAAACCAGTCGTTATAAATTTTCTCATCAATAAAATAATAGGGAGGACCAAGTTTCTCCTTTCTGCGAAATTCCACCGTAACTACTCACTCCCTTCACACGAAAAATAACTTAAAAATCTCTTGACAGGTTTTTTCTATCGAAAAAACCACTTCCTTATCTCGGTGTAAAATCTATTCTCTATTGCCGCTGGCAGGGGCTTTGATCTCTTCAATGAGCCGCCTTGCCATTTCAAGTCGAAAAAACCATTTCAGCCTGATCTGACCGTTATCAGGGGGTCGAAAAATGCCATGTTATCCTTTGGCTATTCCAAACGTATAGCCCCCCTTATTAATGGCAAGCCTAGACAAAACCTCGGTCAGAAACGAAGTCAGCCGGTTGAAAGCGGATTTTGAGCAGCTCAGTTGCGACGGTAAAGTGCCTCGCGAAACTCAGGTGCTTATGAATAGCATGTTCATGATGATGGAGCTGATGCTCTCCATTTTTCTGGAAAGAATAACCAAGAAAGACAGCCGCAACTCCAGCAAGCCCTCCTCCCAAACGGAAAAGGACGACTCCTCGTTGAGTCATCCGGGGAGCCAGGGTAAGGGGAAAAACGAAAACGGCGCCCTGCTGAAAAACACGCGCGTCAAAGAGAGTGTGACTCTTTCTAGAGTCCGCCTCTGCGATGTATGTGGCGAAGATCTGGATAATACGCCCTGTAGTCACCATGAAAGACGGACGAAGATCGATATTGTTTTTGAGAAAGTCGTTGAGCATGTGGATGCCGAGGTCAAGCAGTGCCCGGTCTGCGATGCGACGGTCAAAGGGAAGTTCCCGGCGGATATGCACGGCCCGTTGCAATACGGCGATGGCTTAAAGGCCTTTGTCATCAATTTACTGGTGTCTCAGATGGTCGCGATCAATCGCGCGCAAACGCTGCTGACCTCCATGATCGGTGTTGTGATCTCTGAAGCCACTCTTCTGGCTTTTGTGCTGCGGCTTCATCGTGCCTTGGAGCGGTGGGAGCAGCACGCCACCGCACAGCTGCTGAAAGCACCCTCTATGCATGTGGATGAGACCTCCTTGCGGGTGGATAAGCAAAACCACTGGATACACGTGTACTCCGCAGGGGAGATCACCCTCAAGTTTTTACATCGAAAACGGGGCACGGCAGCGATCACGTCGATCGATATTATTCCGCGCTACGATGGCGTCATCATTCATGACTGCTGGTCATCCTACTTGTCCTATGATCACTGCTCTCACGGCCTGTGCGGCTCGCATCTGCTGCGCGAATTGACGTTCATTGTTGACGCCAATGACTATGCCTGGGCGCGCCACATGAAACGCCTTTTACAGGAGAGCTGCGCCACCGTCTCCAGAAGCACGGAAAAGAGATTGACCGATGAAGCGCTGGCGCGGTTGCAAAAGCGCTACCGCACGATTCTCACCCGTGGCGAAAAAGAGCTTCCACCTATTCCCCAAAAGCCCAGCGGGAAACGCGGCAAACTCGCCAAGTCAGATGCACACAATCTGCTGGACCGATTGCAAAAACATGAGGCATCCGTCCTGCTGTTCGCCAAAAACCCTCATGTCGCCTTCACCAATAACCGGGCCGAGCGTGATTTGAGAATGTCCAAGGTGAAGCAAAAGGTCTCTGGCTGTTTCCGCTCAGAGATTTATGCTCAGGCTTATTGCCGAATATCAAGCTATCTGCAAACTATGGCCAACAAGGGACATAATCCTCTTATTGCGATTCAAATGGCTCTCGCGGGTGAGGTCAACTTAATCGGGGGTGAGTAGTTACGGGAGAATTACGATTTCTTTCAGGATTTCGCGGGATTAGATACAGCATTGTTCCACTAATAATGCCTGCCTTCCCTTCTCTTGTTTTTTCAGAAATTGATGCTTTTACCAAGCCTCTATTTGGAGGGTCTTTTTCGGTTGTTAGAAGAAAAATAATCTCTTCTCCTATCTGAGGCATGAAAACATCATCGTTTTTCGCTCCCCACTCAACAGGGGCGATTCTTTTCAGGCCTACCTTGTCATATTCAAATGTTACGCAATAAAGCCTTGTAGCATGGATTGAATATCCTTTTTGAAATTCTTTTCGTATGCTGAGTTCCCCTATCAGTTGATAACACTTATTTCCTTGTTCATCTATCAATGGGCCATGATCCATATCATCGGGAGTTGATCGATAATCATAGTAGCCAACAAAACTCTCTAGGACAGGCATAGGGCCGGGATGGACCTTATCCGTAGCTCGACCTAGCACTCCCGCTTGAAAGAGAGCTACAATCAGAGCAGCTAAAGCGGCTATAACAGTCCCCACCCCCGCCAAGATGCCTGGGATTGTTTGCCACCATGAACCATTAGATTTTTTGGTCCCATCTATCACCAAGTAACTCCATCTCAGTTTCCACATCATCCAAATGTAGTGGTGGAAAAGTTGGCCAAACTCACGCCTAACTTATGATCCAGCACCTTTACTGCATGTTAGTATCATCCGCAGAACATCCGGCGTCAACGAATCTTGATATGAGATTCAGTATGTTACTGTACTTCACTACACTCATCCCCCGCCTCGGGGCAACTACCTCAGTCCATGCTACAATTACGCCCCTCTTTCATTAATCACAAACTCATCACCCCAACACCATGATTCCAGCCCTTTCCCTGCATAATCTCACCAAGGTCTACAAAAACGGCATCACTGCCCTGCACGGTATTGATCTGGAAGTAGCGCCGGGGGATTTCTTTGCGCTGTTGGGGCCCAATGGCGCGGGCAAGTCCACCACTATCGGGATTGTTTCTTCACTGGTCAACAAGACCGGCGGCACGGTGCAGGTGTTCGGCCATGACATCGACACCGATCTGGCGGCCGCCAAGGCGTGCATCGGGCTGGTGCCGCAGGAGTTCAATTTCAACATCTTCGAGCCGGTGGTGGAGGTTGTGGTTAATCAGGCGGGGTATTACGGCATCCCGCGCCGTTTGGCGTGCGAGCGCGCGGAGCGTTATCTGACTCAGCTTGGATTGTGGGAGCGGCGCCACGATCAGGCGCGCATGCTTTCGGGTGGTATGAAACGACGTTTAATGATTGCTCGGGCGTTGGTTCACGAGCCGCGTTTGCTGATTCTCGACGAGCCGACGGCGGGGGTGGATATCGAGATCCGTCACTCGATGTGGAGCTTTCTCAGCGAGATCAATGCAGCGGGAACGACCATCATCCTCACCACACACTACCTGGAAGAGGCCGAGCGGCTGTGCCGTAACATCGCCATTATTGATAATGGGCGCATCGTTGAAAACACCAGCATGCGCCAGTTGCTCAATCGCATGAACTCGCACACGCTGGTACTTGATCTGGCGCGCCCGCTGGATGTCACGCCAGATCTTCCCGGTTTTGCAACATGCCGCGTTGATGATCTCACGCTGGAGGTGGAAGTATCGCGCGACGCCAATATCAATACGCTGTTCGCCGCGCTCTCCGCGCAGGGCATCGAGGTGGGCAGTCTGCGCAACAAAACCAACCGGCTGGAGGAGCTGTTTATCGGCCTGGTCGGCAGCAAGGAAGATGCGGCATGAACGGGCGCGAGCAGTATGTCGCTTTCAAGGCGATCCTGGTCAAGGAGGTATTGCGTTTCGCGCGTATCTGGATCCAGACCATCCTGCCGCCGATGATTACCACGGCACTGTATTTCGTGATCTTCGGCCGCCTTATCGGTAGCCAGGTGGGCGACGTGCACGGCTTCCGCTATATGGAGTACATCGTGCCGGGGCTGATCCTGATGACCGTGATAACCAACTCCTACGCCAATGTGGTGTCGTCCTTCTACAGCTCGAAGTTTCAGCACAATATCGAAGAGATGCTGGTGGCGCCGGTGCCCAATTATCTAATTTTGCTTGGATTCATCGGTGGGGGGCTGGCGCGCGGTCTGGCGGTAGGTGTGGCCGTGACGGTGGTGGCGCTGTTCTTTACCCCCATCCCGCTGCACAGCCTGTGGGTTGCGTGTTCAGTACTGGTGCTCACCAGCATATTGTTCTCGCTGGCGGGTTTTATTAACGGGATTTACGCCAAGAGCTTCGACGACATTTCCGTGATCCCCACTTTCGTGCTGACACCGCTCACCTACCTGGGCGGCGTGTTCTATTCCATCGCCATGCTGCCGCCCTTCTGGCAGTCTATCTCGCTGACCAATCCCATCCTGTACATGGTCAACGCCTTTCGTTATGGCTTGCTGGGGGTATCGGATGTCAATCTGGGCGTGGCCTATGCGGCCATCCTGGGCTTTATCGCGGGATTGTTCGGATTTGCACTGCACCTGCTCAACAGGGGATATGGGATTCGGTCGTAAGATTGCGTGAACGCCACCCTGCGCCCTCATGATGTGTAGAGAGGAACCACATCGTTTGGTACACTCAAAGCATTACGCAAGCTGTGTTTAAAACTAATATGAACCGCCCTTTCCGCTCCAACGATACACGCAGCTCTTGGCGCTGGGCGTTATTGCTGTTGTCCCTGTGGAGTTATCTTGCGCTGCTTATCGCCGGCAGCCTTTATCCCGCAACTGCCTGGCGAGTACCTGGCGAGCACTTCCTTGCATTTTTGATTGCCTCATGGCCGCGTTATGCGACACGTACCGATATCACCACCAATATCCTGGTCTATCTTCCTTTCGGGTTCTTGCTGGCGTCAGTGCTGCGGACCCGGATGAGGCTACGTTATGCGGTGTGGTGGGTGGCCACGGCGGGCCTGCTGTTGAGTCTTTTGATGGAGATACTGCAAAATTTTCTGCCTGGCCGCAACCCCTCCAATCTTGATGTTCTTACCAACACTGCCGGTGCATTTGCGGGCGCATTTGTAGCAAGAGTGACCGAAGGTCATCGCTGGCCTGGATCTCTCTTGTTCGCGTGGCGTAAACGGTGGTTTCTTCCAGGGTGGTGGGTCAATCTTGGAATTGCATTGCTCGGGTTATGGGCGTTATCTCAGCTTAGTTTGCAAACCCCCTCTTTAGTCGCCGGAAATCTTCACACAGGGTTCACCCCTTTTTGGGAAGCGCCACCTGATATATCTCGTATCCAATTCCAGAAAATACTGATTTTTATGCTGGAAATTGCCGGATTGGGGTTGTTCACCGCGACGTTGATCAGCCCCCGCCACCGCATGATGCCTGTATCTGTTGCCTTGTTTACCGCTGCCGTATTGTTCAAGTTCTTCGCTGCGGCGATATTTCTCAAGCTGCCGGTTCTGGCACGACTTATTTCCGTGGAGGCGTTGGCAGGGCTGGGTATGGGGCTGATACTCTTGCTTGTTATTCAGCACAGGAGTAAAAAGCAGCCTTGCGGCGCTGCCCTTGCCGTTTTGATCTCTTTCGTTGCTGTGCAGTTGATCGACGCGATTATCGTCCAGCCTGGGGGGATTGCCTTACCTGCCTGGCCGCTCATCCGGGGCAACCCCCTCAATGTCACGGGACTTGCTTCTCTCATGGCGCAGGTATGGCCCGTTTTGGCCATCACTCATTTATTGATGGGCCGCTTGCTCTTCCCCGCCCGTTGATGGCCTGTCCGGGGTTAGAGCCTGTCTGTGAATAAATCATCCCTGCGACGGAGGCCGGTTTTGCGCAGGGCAAGGAAGGCTGAGCGTAGTGTGCCTGTCGCACATGAGCGAAGCGTGACGCCGCACTGCGCAAAACCGGCCCCGTCCCTCCGGGTTGCGCCCCAAAACACGCCATGCGGCGTTGCTCGCCGCTCATTTGGAACAACCAAACTTCGCGCCTCGCGCCTTGCCTGGCGTGTTTTGGGGCAGCAACGCAGGGATGATTTATTCACAGACAGGCTCTACCCTGCCTCCGGGCCTGATTTGCCCGAGCCGTCGCTGCTCTCTGGCCCGCAGACCATTTAGTCAGCCACACTGCTATTCTGTATGTCATGGCGGATGCCATTATAGCTATCAAAACATTAGTGGGATCAGGATGTTCTCCGGAAAGAAATAGCTTCGATGCCTCCACGGCAAATGATACAAGCCCGCCTAAGATCCCGGCGATAATGGCGCTACCAGCATAGATCCCATAGCGCATTCCCAGTATCCATCCCCAGTATCCGAGTCCTATTGGCGCATATACGGCCGTGGTTTGCATCAAGCTAATCAGGGCAGCCTGCTCGGTGCTGTAATAATGATAATAGAAGGGCAGAAAGTGGACAGTATTCAGCCGGTTTAACCCTTCCGCCATGCTCATCGGCTGATTTTGGAACCAACCGATGAGCATGGCCAGCACGCCCAAGTAGGGCAGCACTATGATGATAATGATGAGTCTCGCGTGCGGCTTAAGATATCCGAGTGTGCCGTGGCTAATATTGCTAAACAGAAAAGCACCAGCTGACATGCCCATTGCGCGAGTGAGAACGGAAACCCCTTGAGACACACCGGATCCGAGAAAGATCTGCGTGCCCTCAATGACAAACCCCAGGATGGCGCCGCAGGTCATTGCGATTCCGGTAACGGGGCGGCGGGAGCTCTTGAGCATTTCACCAATCAGTATGCCAAGAGGTATAACCGCCATGAATTCCAGCGCAAATTTTGTCATGCAGGGCAGAATGGCGGTGCAATATTCAGGTGAAATGAAGAGACTGTCGCGCCCCTTGGCTAGCCTGGCCGAAAGCTCAGCGAAAGAGACAACAAAATCATAGGGGAACAGGCTAGCGGCGAGATAAGCCAGCGCGTAAAAAATGAGGCCTGCGCGCATAGCGGCAGGGCCGCGGGATTTGATCTCCTGCCATAGCGTGTTCAACCGCCGCGACGCCACGCCCCAAAAAGATATCCCGATAATAATGCCGATAGTCTCGGCAATAATATCGTTCTTGGAAACAGTGCGCGCTGGAAAATAAAGCTGGGCAAATTCCACCCCAATGGCCAGCAGCAGACAGCCCGAAAATATCACAAGCGCCTTTACCGTCCGGAGGAAAGCAGTCTCGCGGTTGCGCGTCACCGAAGCAAAGGCGAGCAAGGAGAGCGGAATATAGAGGACAATGTTTGCAACCCAATCGGCTCTGGAGGCGATGCCGAGTTGCAGATAAGGAATGTGAAGAAACTCATCCCAGGCAGATGCAAAAGACTTGGGATGATAATCCAGGGGCACCAAGCTCCCATAGACTACGAACAAGGCATACATCAGCCCCACTACAGCAAAGCTGCGGCGATGTTGTTGCGCAACACCTGCTGATGAGGCTTGGCT
Proteins encoded in this region:
- a CDS encoding ABC transporter ATP-binding protein — encoded protein: MIPALSLHNLTKVYKNGITALHGIDLEVAPGDFFALLGPNGAGKSTTIGIVSSLVNKTGGTVQVFGHDIDTDLAAAKACIGLVPQEFNFNIFEPVVEVVVNQAGYYGIPRRLACERAERYLTQLGLWERRHDQARMLSGGMKRRLMIARALVHEPRLLILDEPTAGVDIEIRHSMWSFLSEINAAGTTIILTTHYLEEAERLCRNIAIIDNGRIVENTSMRQLLNRMNSHTLVLDLARPLDVTPDLPGFATCRVDDLTLEVEVSRDANINTLFAALSAQGIEVGSLRNKTNRLEELFIGLVGSKEDAA
- a CDS encoding ABC transporter permease, with amino-acid sequence MNGREQYVAFKAILVKEVLRFARIWIQTILPPMITTALYFVIFGRLIGSQVGDVHGFRYMEYIVPGLILMTVITNSYANVVSSFYSSKFQHNIEEMLVAPVPNYLILLGFIGGGLARGLAVGVAVTVVALFFTPIPLHSLWVACSVLVLTSILFSLAGFINGIYAKSFDDISVIPTFVLTPLTYLGGVFYSIAMLPPFWQSISLTNPILYMVNAFRYGLLGVSDVNLGVAYAAILGFIAGLFGFALHLLNRGYGIRS
- a CDS encoding VanZ family protein, with the protein product MNRPFRSNDTRSSWRWALLLLSLWSYLALLIAGSLYPATAWRVPGEHFLAFLIASWPRYATRTDITTNILVYLPFGFLLASVLRTRMRLRYAVWWVATAGLLLSLLMEILQNFLPGRNPSNLDVLTNTAGAFAGAFVARVTEGHRWPGSLLFAWRKRWFLPGWWVNLGIALLGLWALSQLSLQTPSLVAGNLHTGFTPFWEAPPDISRIQFQKILIFMLEIAGLGLFTATLISPRHRMMPVSVALFTAAVLFKFFAAAIFLKLPVLARLISVEALAGLGMGLILLLVIQHRSKKQPCGAALAVLISFVAVQLIDAIIVQPGGIALPAWPLIRGNPLNVTGLASLMAQVWPVLAITHLLMGRLLFPAR
- a CDS encoding VanZ family protein is translated as MPLDYHPKSFASAWDEFLHIPYLQLGIASRADWVANIVLYIPLSLLAFASVTRNRETAFLRTVKALVIFSGCLLLAIGVEFAQLYFPARTVSKNDIIAETIGIIIGISFWGVASRRLNTLWQEIKSRGPAAMRAGLIFYALAYLAASLFPYDFVVSFAELSARLAKGRDSLFISPEYCTAILPCMTKFALEFMAVIPLGILIGEMLKSSRRPVTGIAMTCGAILGFVIEGTQIFLGSGVSQGVSVLTRAMGMSAGAFLFSNISHGTLGYLKPHARLIIIIIVLPYLGVLAMLIGWFQNQPMSMAEGLNRLNTVHFLPFYYHYYSTEQAALISLMQTTAVYAPIGLGYWGWILGMRYGIYAGSAIIAGILGGLVSFAVEASKLFLSGEHPDPTNVLIAIMASAMTYRIAVWLTKWSAGQRAATARANQARRQGRACL
- a CDS encoding IS66 family transposase — its product is MASLDKTSVRNEVSRLKADFEQLSCDGKVPRETQVLMNSMFMMMELMLSIFLERITKKDSRNSSKPSSQTEKDDSSLSHPGSQGKGKNENGALLKNTRVKESVTLSRVRLCDVCGEDLDNTPCSHHERRTKIDIVFEKVVEHVDAEVKQCPVCDATVKGKFPADMHGPLQYGDGLKAFVINLLVSQMVAINRAQTLLTSMIGVVISEATLLAFVLRLHRALERWEQHATAQLLKAPSMHVDETSLRVDKQNHWIHVYSAGEITLKFLHRKRGTAAITSIDIIPRYDGVIIHDCWSSYLSYDHCSHGLCGSHLLRELTFIVDANDYAWARHMKRLLQESCATVSRSTEKRLTDEALARLQKRYRTILTRGEKELPPIPQKPSGKRGKLAKSDAHNLLDRLQKHEASVLLFAKNPHVAFTNNRAERDLRMSKVKQKVSGCFRSEIYAQAYCRISSYLQTMANKGHNPLIAIQMALAGEVNLIGGE